The proteins below come from a single Acidobacteriota bacterium genomic window:
- a CDS encoding Nramp family divalent metal transporter — protein sequence MTIRDRLRNIGPAALVTAAFIGPGTVTTCTLAGAKFGTALLWGLLFSVIATVVLQDMSARLGIIGRRSLGEAIRESARSRWARLPAVILVLSAIVAGNAAYETGNVLGGAMGLETLSGWRGFPVGGFDVNAWALIIGAAAFGLLLWGNYRTIERSLVALVVLMSLAFLTTAVMVGPKPGELLNGLAVPSLPPGSLLTLVGLIGTTVVPYNLFLHASAVRERWKDPRDIRAARLDIGIAIPLGGIVSMAIVVTSAASFYGAPAEIGGAADMAVQLEPLMGAWARIFLSLGLFAAGITSAVTAPLAAAYAADGILGWKAGRKDPRFRMVWMGIIAIGMFFSQAGSSPVQAILFAQAANGILLPLVVVYLLWVMNRAAIMGPRSNTWAANLAGAFVLLITMMLGLRSLLHVLRLI from the coding sequence ATGACCATCCGCGACCGCCTGCGCAATATCGGCCCCGCGGCGCTTGTGACGGCGGCCTTCATCGGCCCCGGAACCGTGACAACCTGCACGCTGGCCGGAGCAAAATTCGGCACTGCTCTTTTATGGGGTCTCCTCTTCTCCGTCATCGCCACCGTCGTTCTCCAGGACATGTCGGCCCGCCTGGGCATCATCGGACGCCGCAGCCTGGGCGAGGCCATCCGGGAATCGGCCCGAAGCCGCTGGGCCCGCCTCCCGGCCGTCATTCTCGTCCTGTCGGCCATCGTCGCCGGCAATGCGGCCTACGAAACGGGAAATGTCCTCGGGGGCGCCATGGGACTGGAAACTCTTTCGGGCTGGAGGGGATTTCCCGTCGGCGGATTCGACGTCAACGCCTGGGCCCTGATCATCGGCGCGGCCGCGTTCGGACTTCTTCTCTGGGGAAACTACCGGACAATCGAACGGTCTCTTGTCGCTCTGGTCGTTCTTATGAGCCTTGCTTTTCTGACCACGGCGGTCATGGTCGGCCCGAAACCCGGTGAGCTTTTAAATGGTTTGGCCGTACCGTCTCTTCCGCCGGGTTCTCTTCTGACCCTCGTCGGATTGATCGGAACGACTGTTGTCCCCTACAACCTGTTCCTTCATGCCTCGGCGGTTCGGGAACGCTGGAAGGATCCCCGGGACATCCGGGCGGCCCGGCTGGATATCGGAATCGCCATTCCCCTGGGCGGGATCGTGTCCATGGCCATCGTCGTCACCTCGGCCGCATCCTTTTATGGCGCCCCTGCCGAAATCGGGGGCGCGGCCGACATGGCCGTTCAACTCGAACCGCTGATGGGAGCCTGGGCCCGGATCTTCCTGTCCCTCGGGCTTTTCGCCGCCGGAATCACATCGGCCGTGACCGCTCCCCTGGCCGCCGCCTATGCCGCGGACGGCATTCTGGGCTGGAAGGCCGGACGCAAGGATCCGCGCTTCCGAATGGTCTGGATGGGCATCATCGCGATCGGCATGTTCTTTTCCCAAGCGGGTTCGAGTCCGGTCCAGGCCATCCTCTTCGCCCAGGCGGCGAATGGGATTCTCCTGCCTCTCGTCGTCGTCTACCTTCTTTGGGTGATGAACCGGGCGGCGATCATGGGACCGCGCTCCAACACGTGGGCGGCCAACCTGGCAGGCGCTTTCGTGCTTCTTATCACCATGATGCTCGGCCTGCGAAGCCTGCTTCACGTGCTGCGACTGATCTGA
- a CDS encoding DUF2961 domain-containing protein — translation MIKMRIRYGLPAALPVLLLLSGACQTAPPITFGTLLDEIVERDERALYPEPYYTTRQFSSYDRASVAPGDPSWFANWDRSMFIREEERDGRREYVMMDVEGPGAVVRFWMTFAGENAGEGILRIYFDREDTPSFEGTALDILSGGMLTGEPLSSSVSPETDYKMRGHNLYLPLPFAAHCKITYESEFIRDAGAKTGGEAVYYNINYREYGKNAKVQTFTLDDLQKHRTRLDEIQNKLALRDKDSEMRDRIDTVTPFEGAIAPGESLSLSVEGSRAIRRIGLKLASKNLEQALRSTILKISFDGRETVWCPVGDFFGTGYQIRPSDTWYTTVGEDGVMAAYWVMPFKTRAEIALINLGEATVEIMDGEVRAGGWTWDKRSMHFGASWHQYTDIDTGERKTNEGGGNPYDVHYTHLEGAGVYIGDVLTLFNTTYAWWGEGDEKIYIDGEDFPSHFGTGTEDYYGYAWCRPEVFTNHPFISQPDGSGNFWPGYTVNMRFRGLDDIPFRTELRVDMEMWHWGTTRINFAPTAFFYLKPGARCTLEKDETGARQPVALERRHIISDRIESGLMEGENMVLESESGGRISYQYGEDWSGGLQLWWRDGKPGDVLVKTFEAPEAGTFDVTARLTRAPDYGRVSMTLNGRPFIPVFDGLDQAGVSTTDVRAGRHALLAGKNVLRITITGKSPVEDRAFFGLDYLKFE, via the coding sequence ATGATCAAGATGCGCATCCGATATGGCTTGCCGGCCGCTTTGCCGGTTCTTCTGCTTCTTTCCGGCGCCTGCCAAACGGCCCCGCCGATAACCTTCGGGACCCTGCTCGACGAAATCGTCGAGCGTGACGAGCGGGCCCTCTATCCCGAGCCATACTACACGACACGCCAGTTCAGCAGCTATGACCGGGCTTCCGTCGCTCCGGGAGACCCCTCCTGGTTCGCCAATTGGGACCGGTCCATGTTCATTCGCGAGGAGGAGCGTGACGGTCGCCGGGAATATGTCATGATGGACGTCGAGGGGCCGGGCGCCGTTGTCCGGTTCTGGATGACCTTCGCCGGAGAAAATGCAGGGGAGGGGATTCTGCGGATTTACTTTGACCGGGAAGATACGCCTTCCTTCGAGGGCACGGCGCTCGACATTTTAAGCGGCGGGATGCTGACCGGAGAGCCCCTTTCGTCCTCGGTTTCCCCCGAAACGGACTATAAGATGCGCGGGCACAACCTCTATCTTCCGCTCCCCTTCGCCGCACACTGCAAGATCACGTACGAGAGCGAATTCATACGCGACGCCGGAGCCAAGACCGGAGGCGAGGCCGTTTACTACAACATCAATTATCGGGAATACGGTAAAAACGCGAAAGTTCAAACATTCACTCTTGACGATCTCCAAAAGCACCGGACCCGGCTCGATGAAATTCAAAACAAATTGGCCCTGAGAGACAAGGATTCCGAAATGCGGGATCGCATCGACACGGTGACACCGTTCGAAGGCGCCATCGCTCCCGGGGAATCGCTCTCCCTGTCCGTCGAGGGAAGCCGGGCCATCCGGCGCATCGGCCTCAAGCTCGCATCAAAGAATCTCGAACAGGCCCTGCGGTCGACGATTTTGAAAATTTCATTCGACGGCCGGGAAACGGTCTGGTGTCCGGTCGGCGATTTCTTTGGAACCGGCTATCAAATCCGTCCTTCGGACACCTGGTATACGACGGTGGGGGAGGACGGGGTGATGGCGGCCTATTGGGTGATGCCATTCAAAACCCGGGCCGAAATCGCCCTCATCAACCTGGGCGAAGCGACTGTCGAGATCATGGACGGGGAAGTCCGTGCAGGCGGTTGGACATGGGACAAGCGGTCCATGCATTTCGGCGCCTCCTGGCATCAATATACCGACATCGACACCGGCGAGCGCAAAACCAACGAAGGCGGCGGTAATCCCTACGATGTCCACTATACCCATCTTGAGGGCGCCGGGGTTTACATCGGCGACGTCCTCACGCTCTTTAATACAACCTATGCCTGGTGGGGCGAAGGGGACGAGAAGATCTATATCGACGGCGAGGATTTCCCCTCCCACTTCGGGACGGGAACCGAGGACTACTACGGCTATGCCTGGTGCCGCCCCGAAGTCTTCACCAACCATCCCTTCATCTCCCAGCCGGACGGAAGCGGCAATTTCTGGCCGGGATACACGGTCAATATGAGATTCCGCGGGCTCGACGACATTCCCTTCCGGACCGAACTCCGGGTGGACATGGAGATGTGGCACTGGGGAACGACCCGCATCAACTTCGCGCCGACCGCGTTCTTCTACCTCAAACCCGGCGCCCGCTGCACCCTGGAAAAAGACGAGACAGGCGCCCGTCAGCCGGTTGCTCTCGAACGAAGACACATCATCTCCGACCGGATCGAGAGCGGCCTGATGGAAGGCGAAAACATGGTTCTGGAGTCCGAATCCGGAGGCCGCATCAGCTACCAGTACGGGGAGGACTGGAGTGGAGGTCTTCAGCTCTGGTGGCGCGACGGAAAACCCGGAGACGTCCTGGTCAAAACATTCGAGGCCCCCGAGGCCGGAACGTTCGACGTCACGGCTCGCCTGACCCGGGCTCCGGATTACGGGCGGGTATCCATGACCTTGAACGGACGCCCCTTTATCCCGGTCTTTGACGGACTGGACCAAGCCGGGGTTTCGACGACGGACGTCAGGGCCGGACGTCATGCGCTTCTTGCGGGCAAAAACGTTTTGCGCATCACGATCACCGGAAAAAGCCCCGTCGAGGACAGGGCCTTTTTCGGTCTCGATTACCTGAAGTTCGAGTGA
- a CDS encoding esterase-like activity of phytase family protein, producing MRSDGTRIHKTASVALALFLAAVASSGVAACSQNTDPRLVTDLPVPPGKADILPMACLPDLPPLEPSGLTKFEGRLLFVSDNRQDVAIYEVFPGEKEEKGCRSAVFIPLNLEDLAGIPKRHALDLEGIEFWDGNFYVVDERDRFIYRVDLNGGVEQVRHDIPEYNLKHGIAFSKDPNAAFEGIAIDPAQGIVYIANEREDPIIYVLHQTSDALVLETERHVPMKDVLGGRSPDISDLCFDGGALYVLHRIANRILRLDPGNMTVTGVFDFSSEVAGLYTSRHGYGFAEGLHLTEDRIYLLLDSNGTPMAHGAIGFSGALVILDRPADF from the coding sequence ATGCGTTCTGACGGCACTCGGATCCACAAAACGGCGTCTGTAGCCCTGGCGCTTTTTCTTGCGGCGGTTGCCTCGTCGGGAGTCGCCGCCTGTTCGCAAAACACGGATCCTCGACTTGTCACGGATCTTCCGGTTCCTCCGGGCAAAGCCGACATTCTTCCGATGGCCTGCCTGCCCGATCTTCCGCCGCTGGAGCCTTCGGGGTTGACGAAGTTCGAGGGCCGGCTTCTCTTTGTCAGCGACAACCGCCAGGATGTCGCCATCTATGAGGTCTTTCCCGGTGAAAAAGAAGAGAAGGGGTGCCGAAGCGCCGTCTTCATTCCTTTGAATTTGGAGGATCTCGCGGGAATTCCCAAGCGCCATGCCCTTGACCTTGAAGGCATCGAATTCTGGGACGGGAATTTCTATGTCGTGGACGAACGCGACCGGTTCATTTACCGCGTCGATCTGAACGGCGGCGTCGAGCAGGTGCGCCACGACATTCCCGAATACAATTTGAAGCACGGCATCGCGTTTTCCAAGGATCCGAATGCAGCCTTCGAGGGCATTGCGATCGATCCGGCCCAAGGGATTGTTTACATCGCCAACGAACGGGAAGACCCCATAATCTACGTGCTCCACCAAACTTCGGACGCGCTTGTTCTTGAAACCGAGCGCCATGTCCCGATGAAGGATGTCCTCGGCGGCCGGAGTCCCGACATTTCCGACCTCTGTTTCGACGGCGGCGCCCTCTATGTCCTTCACCGGATCGCAAACCGCATCCTCCGTCTGGATCCCGGAAACATGACGGTGACCGGGGTTTTCGATTTTTCTTCCGAAGTCGCCGGGCTTTACACATCGCGGCACGGCTATGGATTCGCCGAGGGGCTGCATCTTACGGAAGACCGTATCTACTTACTTCTGGATTCCAACGGAACGCCCATGGCGCACGGCGCCATCGGTTTCAGCGGCGCCCTGGTCATTCTGGACCGGCCTGCGGATTTCTAA
- the def gene encoding peptide deformylase translates to MAVRPILIIGHPTLAEKALPIETVDDDVRRLAEDMVETMHAKPGIGLAAPQVDFGRRLIVVDLSVGMDREALHILINPEIAESEGHCLGEEGCLSVPEIYEEVERPERVVVTALDLEGRPVRIEARDLLARAFCHEIDHLDGKLFVDLLSPLKRSLIKRKFRKAAAKESRP, encoded by the coding sequence ATGGCCGTTCGACCCATACTCATCATCGGGCACCCGACCCTGGCGGAAAAGGCCTTGCCCATCGAGACCGTCGACGACGATGTTCGCAGGCTGGCCGAGGATATGGTCGAGACCATGCACGCCAAGCCCGGAATCGGTTTGGCCGCACCCCAGGTCGATTTCGGCCGGCGCCTGATCGTCGTCGACCTCTCCGTCGGCATGGATCGCGAGGCCCTCCATATCCTGATCAACCCCGAAATCGCGGAGTCCGAAGGCCATTGTCTGGGCGAGGAAGGCTGCCTGTCCGTCCCTGAAATCTACGAGGAGGTCGAACGCCCTGAAAGAGTCGTGGTGACGGCACTCGATCTTGAAGGCCGGCCGGTCCGGATCGAGGCCCGGGATCTCCTGGCCCGCGCCTTCTGTCACGAAATCGATCACCTCGACGGCAAGCTCTTCGTCGATCTCCTGTCCCCTCTCAAGCGGTCCCTGATCAAGAGAAAATTCCGGAAGGCCGCGGCCAAAGAAAGCCGCCCTTGA
- the fmt gene encoding methionyl-tRNA formyltransferase — translation MRIVFFGSPEAALPSLQALIEAGHEIPLIVTQPDKPAGRGRKTAACPVKAFAAEQGFSVIQPERIRKDETVLDRLREARPDIHVVIAYGRIIPDPILYLPRWKTLNVHFSLLPKYRGASPVQWAVLNGEIMTGVTIIELNDKMDEGDMLAAEGTEIGPNETAGMLEARLADIGAALLVKTLEGISRGSVVRQPQNHTEATYAPKIAKSDGLIDWTTSAESVERKVRAFQPWPTAFTFLGPTRIVVRSGRISIAPSVETSHGPAARAFHDPAFPPDSQTPPAGSILSIEKDGLAVSCGGGSAYLIEIVQPEGRTAMAAYAYAIGARIAPGSSLGNPDPHG, via the coding sequence ATGAGAATCGTTTTCTTCGGCAGTCCCGAGGCGGCCCTCCCTTCTCTTCAGGCTCTCATCGAAGCCGGCCACGAAATCCCCCTGATTGTCACCCAACCGGACAAGCCGGCCGGAAGGGGCCGGAAAACAGCGGCCTGTCCGGTCAAGGCCTTCGCCGCCGAGCAGGGCTTTTCTGTGATCCAGCCGGAACGCATCCGCAAGGATGAAACCGTTTTGGACAGGCTTCGGGAGGCCCGTCCGGACATCCACGTCGTCATCGCCTACGGCCGGATCATTCCCGATCCGATTCTCTATCTTCCCCGCTGGAAGACACTGAACGTCCATTTTTCGCTCTTGCCGAAATACCGTGGCGCATCCCCTGTTCAGTGGGCTGTTTTGAATGGAGAGATCATGACGGGGGTCACCATCATCGAACTCAACGATAAAATGGACGAAGGCGACATGCTGGCCGCCGAAGGGACGGAGATCGGCCCCAATGAAACAGCGGGAATGCTGGAGGCGCGACTGGCCGACATCGGGGCCGCTCTGCTTGTGAAAACACTTGAGGGTATCTCCAGAGGATCGGTTGTGCGCCAACCTCAAAACCACACCGAGGCGACATATGCGCCGAAGATCGCCAAGAGCGACGGACTCATCGATTGGACGACTTCGGCGGAGTCCGTGGAACGCAAGGTCCGGGCTTTTCAGCCCTGGCCGACGGCCTTCACGTTTCTCGGCCCCACGCGGATCGTCGTCCGAAGCGGGCGCATCTCCATAGCTCCATCCGTTGAAACATCACATGGCCCGGCCGCCCGGGCATTCCATGATCCGGCATTCCCCCCGGACTCGCAAACGCCGCCCGCCGGATCAATCCTCTCGATCGAAAAAGACGGACTCGCCGTCTCCTGCGGCGGCGGCTCGGCCTATCTCATCGAGATCGTTCAACCCGAGGGCCGGACGGCCATGGCCGCCTACGCCTATGCCATCGGCGCCAGGATCGCGCCGGGCTCATCTCTGGGAAATCCCGACCCGCACGGATAG
- a CDS encoding UDP-N-acetylglucosamine pyrophosphorylase, with protein MPVTQTVEVLIRRGVRIICPESVEVDETVSPDRVAAGSILHPGTRLRGAATSIGPGCRIGEEAPTTVENCNLGHNVELKGGTFSGAVFLDKAGMGSSAHVRPGTLLEEEASGGHAVGFKQTIFLSFATAGSLINFCDALMAGGTSRRDHSEIGSSYIHFNFTPHQDKATASLIGDVPRGVMLDQPPIFLGGQGGLVGPVRIEYGTVIPAGVICRRDVFEPNQLYNPPSVRGGRARPFLVGAYRTVRRIVVNNLVYIGNLQALKLWYRHVRNLTMGDDMFAEFCRQGTLALIDGALDERIKRLDDLAGRMERSIELSRTDAASALTPEQEADQKAFMAAWPGIAERIRNGPSDGAGAADRDRFLETLEKSDLSPGHIRVIGMLDPETKKAGSAWLQAVVDETVAAWKSD; from the coding sequence ATGCCCGTGACCCAAACCGTCGAAGTCCTGATCCGCCGAGGGGTCCGAATCATCTGTCCCGAATCCGTCGAGGTGGATGAGACTGTTTCTCCCGACCGCGTGGCGGCCGGCTCGATTCTCCATCCCGGAACCCGGCTTCGGGGCGCGGCGACATCCATCGGACCGGGCTGCCGGATCGGCGAGGAAGCCCCAACGACCGTTGAAAACTGCAACCTCGGCCACAATGTCGAATTGAAGGGCGGCACGTTTTCGGGCGCCGTTTTTCTGGATAAAGCCGGAATGGGAAGCAGCGCCCATGTGCGTCCGGGGACACTCCTCGAAGAGGAAGCCTCGGGAGGACATGCCGTCGGTTTCAAACAGACCATTTTCCTGTCTTTCGCCACAGCCGGAAGCCTGATCAATTTTTGCGACGCCCTCATGGCGGGCGGCACAAGCCGCCGCGATCACAGCGAAATCGGATCTTCCTACATCCATTTCAACTTCACTCCCCACCAGGACAAGGCCACGGCATCGCTCATCGGAGATGTTCCAAGGGGCGTCATGCTGGATCAGCCGCCGATTTTCCTGGGTGGACAGGGCGGCCTTGTCGGTCCCGTTCGGATCGAGTACGGGACGGTGATTCCGGCCGGCGTCATCTGCCGGCGCGATGTTTTTGAACCCAATCAGCTCTACAACCCCCCATCCGTCCGCGGCGGCCGGGCCCGGCCGTTTCTTGTCGGCGCCTACCGGACCGTGCGCCGCATCGTCGTCAACAACCTCGTTTATATCGGCAACCTTCAGGCCCTGAAGCTCTGGTACCGGCATGTTCGAAACCTCACGATGGGCGACGACATGTTCGCCGAATTCTGCCGGCAAGGGACTCTCGCCTTGATCGATGGAGCTCTCGACGAGCGCATCAAACGGCTCGACGATCTGGCCGGGCGGATGGAACGATCGATCGAGCTGTCCCGGACGGACGCCGCCTCGGCGCTGACTCCGGAACAGGAAGCCGACCAGAAGGCGTTCATGGCCGCCTGGCCGGGAATCGCGGAGCGCATCCGGAATGGACCATCGGACGGAGCGGGAGCGGCCGATCGAGATCGATTTCTCGAGACCCTGGAGAAATCCGATCTTTCGCCCGGCCATATCCGGGTGATCGGGATGTTGGATCCGGAAACCAAAAAAGCAGGCTCCGCCTGGCTGCAAGCCGTGGTGGACGAAACCGTAGCGGCCTGGAAATCGGATTAA
- the glmM gene encoding phosphoglucosamine mutase, with protein MGRMFGTDGIRGVANEPPMTAETALDIGRAAAHVCARRDGRRRIVIGKDTRVSGYMLETAITAGICSMGADVLLVGPMPTPGIAFITRSMRADAGIVISASHNPYQDNGIKIFSRDGYKLPDSEEDRIEGLITSGEIRNIRPSAEEIGKVRRINDADGRYIVFCKDTFPEDLSIEGMKIVLDCANGATYRIAPTIFEELGARVTALHCEPNGININDRCGSQHTEDLSAAVREQGAEIGLAFDGDGDRLIAIDENGREITGDHILAVCGKMFKERGLLKSNLVVSTVMSNFGFLIALRELGIDHAAAKVGDRYVLEMMQEKGAVLGGEASGHIIFLNHHTTGDGLISALQLIAAMKLYGKPLSELSRLVAMSPQKIINVDVKSKPPLEDLPVLQEIVRTAEAELGARGRVLIRYSGTQAMCRVMVEGPTEEITDRLARGLAAAVTEAIG; from the coding sequence ATGGGCAGAATGTTCGGAACGGACGGAATTCGGGGTGTCGCCAACGAGCCCCCGATGACGGCGGAAACGGCCCTCGACATCGGGCGGGCCGCGGCCCATGTCTGTGCCAGACGGGACGGCCGGCGACGGATCGTCATCGGCAAAGACACCCGGGTCAGCGGCTACATGCTGGAAACCGCCATCACGGCCGGGATCTGTTCGATGGGCGCGGATGTCCTTCTGGTCGGGCCCATGCCCACCCCCGGGATCGCCTTCATCACCCGCAGCATGCGGGCGGACGCCGGAATCGTGATCTCGGCCTCCCATAATCCCTACCAGGATAACGGCATCAAGATTTTTTCCCGCGACGGTTACAAATTGCCCGACTCCGAAGAGGATCGCATCGAAGGCCTGATCACCTCGGGCGAAATCCGAAACATCCGTCCCTCGGCCGAGGAGATCGGAAAGGTCCGGCGCATCAACGACGCCGACGGACGCTACATCGTCTTCTGCAAGGACACCTTCCCCGAGGACCTCAGCATCGAGGGCATGAAGATCGTTCTCGACTGCGCCAACGGAGCCACCTACCGCATCGCCCCGACGATTTTCGAGGAGTTGGGCGCCCGGGTCACGGCCCTTCACTGCGAGCCGAACGGCATCAACATCAACGACCGCTGCGGGTCGCAGCACACCGAGGATTTATCCGCGGCCGTGCGCGAACAGGGCGCCGAGATCGGCCTGGCCTTCGACGGGGACGGCGACCGGTTGATCGCCATCGATGAAAACGGCCGGGAGATCACCGGAGACCACATTCTGGCCGTCTGCGGAAAAATGTTCAAGGAACGAGGTCTTTTGAAGAGCAACCTGGTCGTCTCCACGGTCATGAGCAATTTCGGTTTTCTGATCGCTCTCCGGGAGCTGGGGATCGATCATGCCGCCGCCAAAGTCGGCGACCGCTATGTGCTTGAAATGATGCAGGAGAAGGGCGCCGTTCTCGGCGGAGAGGCGTCCGGGCACATCATCTTCCTGAACCACCACACGACGGGAGACGGCCTCATTTCCGCGCTGCAATTGATTGCGGCCATGAAGCTTTACGGAAAACCGCTCTCCGAACTCAGCCGGCTGGTCGCAATGTCTCCGCAGAAGATCATCAACGTCGACGTCAAGTCCAAGCCGCCGCTCGAGGATCTCCCGGTTCTCCAAGAAATTGTCCGGACGGCCGAGGCCGAGTTGGGCGCCCGCGGCCGCGTCCTGATCCGCTATTCCGGAACCCAGGCCATGTGCCGGGTCATGGTCGAAGGGCCGACCGAAGAGATCACGGATCGGCTGGCCCGTGGGCTGGCCGCCGCCGTCACCGAGGCCATCGGCTGA
- a CDS encoding 6-phosphogluconolactonase: protein MPIRVIIARDYDQASEIAAIHAAEEIRNILAGHWTCLLGLATGKSPMGFYQHLARAAREGRIDSSRLSSYNLDEYIGLPGRTAKERSRHPQSYESFMFRELFELLDKKFREVHFPGAHLIEKEKMEEELRAHPQDWTESGKRCGRAVLIRPDATSSYLRWIREAVLEAYAKKIERAGGIDLQVVGVGGRGHVGFHESGIPFENSRVLLVRLDDNTVGNAVADGHFSRREEVPRFAVTMGAELIYRARRVLLLAMGSRKAKPVALSLAEHPTDDVPISYGQIYSDRGGDLLYVIDREAAADVLQRLDEIRSRGVIVEAQ, encoded by the coding sequence GTGCCCATCCGCGTCATCATCGCCCGTGACTACGACCAGGCGAGTGAAATCGCCGCAATACACGCCGCCGAAGAGATTCGGAACATTTTGGCCGGCCATTGGACCTGCCTTCTTGGTTTGGCGACGGGGAAATCTCCTATGGGTTTCTATCAGCATCTGGCCCGGGCCGCCCGGGAAGGCCGGATCGACAGTTCCCGTCTCTCCAGTTACAACCTGGATGAATATATCGGCCTGCCGGGCCGAACCGCAAAAGAACGGAGTCGCCATCCCCAAAGCTATGAATCCTTCATGTTTCGGGAACTCTTCGAACTTTTGGACAAAAAATTCCGCGAGGTTCATTTTCCGGGCGCCCACCTCATCGAAAAAGAAAAGATGGAGGAAGAACTCCGCGCTCATCCCCAAGACTGGACCGAATCGGGAAAACGCTGCGGGCGGGCCGTTCTCATCCGTCCGGACGCGACATCCTCGTATTTGCGCTGGATTCGCGAAGCCGTGCTGGAGGCCTATGCAAAGAAAATCGAACGGGCGGGCGGCATCGATCTCCAAGTCGTTGGTGTCGGAGGCCGCGGCCATGTGGGCTTTCACGAATCGGGAATCCCCTTCGAAAACAGCCGTGTCCTTCTGGTCAGGCTTGACGATAATACCGTTGGAAACGCCGTCGCCGACGGCCATTTCTCACGCCGCGAAGAGGTGCCGCGCTTTGCCGTCACCATGGGCGCCGAGCTGATCTACAGGGCGCGCCGGGTCCTGCTTTTAGCCATGGGTTCGCGGAAGGCAAAACCCGTCGCCCTCTCCCTGGCCGAACATCCAACCGACGACGTCCCCATTTCCTATGGACAGATCTATTCCGACCGCGGCGGCGATCTTCTCTATGTGATCGACCGGGAGGCCGCGGCGGACGTCCTTCAGCGTCTGGACGAAATCCGCTCCCGCGGCGTCATCGTCGAAGCTCAATAA